The stretch of DNA ATAGCTCCTCTCAGACCAACTCTGTCCATCCATCTGCACATCCCCCTCTTTGGGCATTCACTACCAGCCCCTGAAGGGTGACAGCTGCCAGCCTCACCACCCCCcttctctgcctgctccctccctgccacTTCGTTACAATGGATTTTATAGTAAAGACATCAGATTGAAGGAAGGACTTGCTGGCCAGGCAGTGGCTATAAGTTATTGGATTTCCTGGCCGCAATTACACAGGCCAAGCGGCCCTTCTATTTACCTGTGTAGACAACTCCATTTATTTCTATTGACATGTTGATACTGCTAATGCCGTTGGTGGACAGGTTCAATGCAGTCTCCTGTCTGTCATCTGGGGAAAGGAAATACCAATATAAGCACgaagagaaacagaagctaGATGGAGCAGAAGGACTCCGTTCTGCCTGGGCATCCTTGCTCTGCCCCGATAGCCCCGGTGTGCCAGGGGATGGGGTGACCAttctgggagctgcagtgctaCCTCGGTTGGAGACTTTGATGTTCATGGGGAACTGGGAGGCTACAGCCAGGAGGTTGTGCTGCAGGGCGTGCTGCATCAGCCGCTGCTGCTCCTCCACCGTTAGGGCCACCTTCTTCTCCGGAGGCTCGCCAGTCTCCAGCTTGTCccgcagctgctccagcaccgcTGCCTGTGAGGCTGCAGCCACTTGGGCTGCTGCAAGGTGGTGGCTGGACAGCCCCACTGGGATGGAGATGCGCCCAGGCACTGTGCCATCCTCTGCAACAACAGCAAGAGGTCAGCTGGACTCCCCCGCTCCACTCCATCGCAGCATCCACACCACAGGGTAGAGTGGGTACTGAGATGGAGAGCATCCCCACAGGTGGAGATGCACTCCTCACCCACCTTTCTTCACAGCGTGCACTTGGCTGATCTGGCCACAGCCATGGGTGGAGATGCTGAGGGCTGGCAAGGGCATTTTAGGGgagcccagcagggctggggtgcCAGTGGGAGAGTAGTTGAAGAGTGCGCTGCCAAATGTCTGCCGCCGCCCCTCCCGCCGGTTGCTGTCGATGGCAGCCTGAAGCTCCCCAGGTGAGCTGAGAGCCTGCTTCTCACATTCATAGGGGTACAGATACTTCATGTATCTGTGGGGAACAGAGCTGGCATCAACTTTCTGCTGAGCGGGGCCAGGCAGGGATGGAGCCCTCCTTCCCCTATGGGACACCCCATGCTCTCACTGTGTGCGGAGGGTGAAGGCAGCACTGGTGATGGAGGTAGGTAGGTTGAGGCCCTTGGTGATCTCACGCCAGATCTTCTTGTTGATGACCTCCACCAGGCCACCCTTGTCTGTCACCAGCCGGTACAATGTGTAGAGGTCCAGCACTTGCTTGGCCATGATGGGGATGCGGTTCACAGGCGTCCCTTCCGGtgagcacagagggagagaaagagaaaagaggcagaagatGAGCCTACACCCACCCTCTTGGGGACATGGCCCCTATGGGTACcagctctcagcactgcagctcctccacAGCCCCTTACAACAGTCTCCCTGCAAagctcctgcagcttcctgTAGAGCACCTGCAAACTTCTCAGAGCATCCTAAGAGGCATCACCTTAGCACTGAGCCTTGCAGCATGAGTACCAGGGGTCTCTGCTCCCCATAGGGACACTCAGTTCACCAGGACTCTGAAAGCCCAGCTCAGATCAGCATGGTCCCCAAAGACATCAGGTCTGGCTACAACCATCTCTCTACTTTTCCAGGCCCCATGGTGCCCGGGGGCAGGCACCATGGCAGTGACTCGAGGCAGAGGAGGAATGAGCATCCTGTCCTGtcccatcctgtcccatcccatcccatatTTATTCCCTGGCGGGCTGTGGGCAGTATTGGAAAGCCATCCATTCTGCTGGGGAGGCTGTCACGGCCGCGCTTTGCCCCTCAAACAAAGCCGTCACTCACCACCATCCTCCAGCATCCCTAATTTATGGCCCCGATATTGGCTTGGCTTCTTCGCATAAGCCTGAAAAATGagctctttttattcctttacagagttcatttaactttttttttttcctttgtgttgttTGCCAGGTTGGGAAGGGGGAGTTTTCACTcctgggaaaaagggaaagattgATCAGATATCTGCCCATGGTTCTTCATCAACCCTgaccagcacagccccattTCCTGATCTTGGGGCTCCCCATCACCCCAGAAGCTATGAATGCATTTTTGGGGTCTCAGGATCCAATCAATGCCATCTAGACTtcttcacccccccccccagctaATGAAAGCAGATGCCATTAATCTcagggctgtgcagcactgGCGGCCAGTGCCCATCCCACTGACAAAGGGACCTGTCTGTGTCCCTGCAGAGTGATGGCCCTGGTTCTGGCTGGGGTGCATGGCACAAAAGCCTAAGGAGGTGGTAGGGCCATTGTGCTGCTGCAATTAGTTCCCTGATTGATTAATGGTGCTGTGTTATCAGCAGGGCCCTCACTTTGTGAGGGGGCAAATGCAGGGGATGCACAGTCACCTCCTGGGGCTCACTGTCCCTTCCCAACCCACTGCCACCCTGGGGATGTCCCTCCTGTCTGGACACCCCTCAGTGCCCATGGGATGTGATTACTCACTCCCCGGACCCCAAAACACCCAGCACCCCGCAAGGGTCACCCTGAGATTCCCCCCAccctggggaagggagaggagtgGGACAGGGAAGCAtccagctccctccctcctccttgcACCACCAGGCGCTCACTTAATTAGCCCCGGCCCCAATAGCAAGGGAGTTAATTAGCTCTGGAGAGAGAGATAATGAAGCTGCTGAGCGGCCCATGAATCTTGTGGCTGAGTGATGCTGGGGGGTGGAGGGGCAGAAGGGACAGTGCCAGTGCTCCCCTAGCTCCCTCCAGCCTGCCCCACAGATAAGGTCACCCAGTGACCATGAGGCAGCACCTAGACGTCCCTCTGcttccagccccacagccctgaaAAGAGTTTGTGGGGACTCAGCCCCACCAAGAgttgggtgctgctgccccacaggtGGGCACCCACTCTCCCTGATGATCCCTAAGGCAGATCTGGGGGTAACTGCCCCTCTCTGCCCTGCACATGACTACCTCCAGGCTgtcccttccccccccccgccgcctTCCCCCGTTAATTAGCTCAGCATTAACCTCTGCCTGGGGTTTACTGGCTATCGAGCGGCATGTTCATTAATCCACACACTGGCAAAAGGCTCTAATTAATACAGCCAGCCGCACGCCCGCGTTCGGCAACTTTTAATTGTTGCAGGCCTGGATGGTGAGGGCGAAGGTTAAAGCATTTATTGAGTCCCCGGGAGCTGGCTCGTCCCTGTGCCGATAGCAAAGATTTCCGATGGGCTGGGTGGGCTGCAAGGCTTTAACCCCTGGGCACCCggtgctgctcccacagccctggggcagTGCTCGTGTATGGTCATGATGACCCACAAACACTAACAGGGATCACTAATGGGCACCGCTAACAGGCCTTGCTAATGGGCATCCCTGCTGGGCATCACCAATGGATACTGGTAACAAGCATCATTAGTGGGCATCTCTTCTGGACACTGCCGGTGGGCACTGCTAATGAGTATTGTTAGTGGGCATCCCTGCTGGCCATCACTAATGGCTATAATTAATTGCTGTTTCTAATAGACATAGACCAAGAGCACTACTAACTGGCACCACTGCTGCACATTCCTGATGGTTGTTCTTGGGCATCAGCAATGGGCATCACCACCAGCCCACATCTGGGGGTCCCAGAGGAGCCCCTCTGGCTGGCAGCACCCCAAGACAAATTGTCCACTTTGGATATGGGAACAAATCTGTGGGCACGTGTGTGTGTAAATGTGCATGTACAGAAGGTGGTGTGCAAATCTAAAGGTGCGCACCAGGAGACGCAGGGTGTGCAGGCAGGGATGAGCTCATGTGACAGTGACACATGTGACTCTGTATGTGCTCAGCTAGCCCCAGAGGCTTGCAGagacctgcagcagcacagtgcacGACTGCCTCACACCATGAGCGCCCCTTAGCCAGAGCACCCACCCAAGCCACCCACCTTTACCTCTCTTCTGCATGAAGCTGAAGAGGTCATCCAGGAACTCCTTGCGCTTTGGATCCTCATCCAGTTCATagagctggggacaggggaGAGAGGGGtcagtgctgccagcaccagACAGGGGTCAGCATGAAGGATGGGGACTCAATGGCATCACCCACtcccctgcagctctccatGCCAAGGGCTGCTGTGGGC from Numida meleagris isolate 19003 breed g44 Domestic line chromosome Z, NumMel1.0, whole genome shotgun sequence encodes:
- the ARID3C gene encoding AT-rich interactive domain-containing protein 3C; translated protein: MESLQRQQAARLARGPDGAPRRPPLEAAPVPGPAPPPATPRRRPTPGPRPLPAAAGEEEEEEDEEEEEEEGEPCEPPPPPHHEWTYEEQFKQLYELDEDPKRKEFLDDLFSFMQKRGTPVNRIPIMAKQVLDLYTLYRLVTDKGGLVEVINKKIWREITKGLNLPTSITSAAFTLRTQYMKYLYPYECEKQALSSPGELQAAIDSNRREGRRQTFGSALFNYSPTGTPALLGSPKMPLPALSISTHGCGQISQVHAVKKEDGTVPGRISIPVGLSSHHLAAAQVAAASQAAVLEQLRDKLETGEPPEKKVALTVEEQQRLMQHALQHNLLAVASQFPMNIKVSNRDDRQETALNLSTNGISSINMSIEINGVVYTGVLFARRPAGPLAPGGGGTQSGPNPEATLNPLPPAPSHSHTPAGTAP